One Tunturibacter gelidoferens genomic region harbors:
- a CDS encoding DUF4230 domain-containing protein yields MTTQYGSYGSERRSSGTFFVVLLSLILGAAALAVFLRHATTGIFARAATAITGRTTTFDTSVPAVVQRIQRLNRLETVVYSIDTVVEGSKSSTVLPDLLAGDRLLLVVHGQSIAGIDLSQLKPEDVRIDNNGQSIHVTLPASQLFVTTLDNQHTRVYARSTGLLVPVDQNLESDTRAKAEQQLQQSALADGILDTARKNGRATVTTLLYSLGFHQVDVT; encoded by the coding sequence ATGACTACCCAATACGGCTCATACGGTTCAGAACGCAGATCCTCCGGCACCTTCTTCGTCGTCCTGCTCTCGTTGATCCTTGGCGCAGCCGCCCTGGCCGTGTTCCTGCGCCACGCAACCACCGGCATCTTCGCCCGCGCCGCAACCGCCATCACCGGCCGCACCACCACCTTCGACACCTCCGTTCCCGCCGTAGTCCAGCGCATTCAGCGTCTCAACCGCCTCGAAACCGTCGTCTATTCCATCGACACCGTAGTCGAAGGCTCCAAATCCAGCACCGTCCTCCCAGACCTCCTCGCCGGAGATCGCCTCCTCCTCGTCGTCCACGGTCAGTCCATAGCCGGCATCGATCTCTCGCAACTAAAACCCGAAGACGTCCGCATCGACAACAACGGCCAATCCATTCACGTCACCCTCCCCGCCTCTCAACTCTTCGTCACCACCCTCGACAACCAGCACACCCGCGTCTACGCCCGCTCCACCGGCCTCCTCGTTCCCGTCGACCAGAACCTCGAGTCCGACACCCGCGCCAAGGCCGAGCAGCAGCTCCAGCAGTCCGCCCTCGCCGACGGCATCCTCGACACCGCCCGCAAGAACGGCCGCGCCACCGTCACCACCCTGCTCTACAGCCTCGGCTTCCACCAGGTCGACGTCACCTAA
- a CDS encoding S9 family peptidase, which produces MPVSLRVALLFGLSASCAIAQTPTTTDPGIRTIADANKNLTGRAPHGIDWSPDGKLLTFIVDEPEASTPGKAGDIIQIDAATGHASVLATAEQLSKLSAADVNEKDADHRARYGMSAYIWAADSKHLLLDNGGRLWLYDIAAGNGTMIVDTHEGSGDDPKFSPDAKSVSYLHNHNLYVHPVASTGKETALTRDTTDTLLNGEVDWVYLEELDVRSNYFWSPDSKSIAYLQMNEAKVPQYPINDWIPTHATIDNQRYPQPGDPNPAVRVGIVSAKGGKTKFIEVPFSPNNDYIPRFGWVDPNTIYLEVLTRDQQHLNLYFADTRSGKTRLVYTDNDAKYLDFSTDLNILSGGRFLVESWRDGHTHLYLYSFDEHHPLAADATLTRQLTQGDYEVEYVNSIDQKSNTVFYTSNESSPLEDNLWSIKLDGSSKDQLTAGRGTHGTKTSPDGAHFSDYYSDAITPPVISLCNVTRNCSPIWKSKPLPPAKTVTSDIVSVTAADGKTKLYGRLTLPSSTTPTSVSIPLILNPYNGPTPESSIRNSWSATQIFNELLAQHGFAILDIDTRGSGGRGRDFQQAAYRNFGPVQFADQMAALDQILTQYPQLDPKRIGWWGWSWGGTFTLYTMTHTDRIRAGVAVAPVTDWRNYDSIYTERYLGLPSDNAATYKDDSPTTNAAKLKGHLLIAQGTGDDNVHMANTIQFIQPLIEAGIPYDLQLFPRKTHSIAGPTARDELFNRILWHFETYLKP; this is translated from the coding sequence ATGCCCGTCTCTTTGCGAGTTGCTCTCCTCTTCGGCCTTTCGGCCTCTTGCGCCATAGCTCAGACTCCCACCACCACCGATCCCGGCATCCGCACCATCGCCGACGCGAACAAAAACCTCACCGGCCGCGCTCCCCACGGAATCGACTGGAGCCCCGACGGCAAGCTCCTCACCTTCATCGTCGATGAACCCGAAGCAAGCACCCCCGGCAAGGCAGGCGACATCATCCAAATTGACGCCGCCACAGGCCACGCCAGCGTCCTCGCCACAGCCGAGCAGCTCAGCAAACTCTCCGCCGCCGACGTCAACGAGAAAGACGCTGACCATCGCGCCCGTTACGGCATGTCCGCCTACATCTGGGCCGCCGACTCCAAACACCTCCTGCTCGACAACGGTGGTCGCCTCTGGCTCTACGACATCGCCGCAGGCAACGGCACCATGATAGTCGACACTCACGAGGGCTCCGGCGACGACCCCAAATTCTCCCCCGACGCAAAATCCGTCTCCTACCTCCACAATCACAACCTCTACGTCCACCCCGTCGCCAGCACCGGCAAAGAGACTGCCCTCACCCGCGACACCACAGACACTCTCCTCAACGGCGAAGTCGACTGGGTCTACCTCGAAGAGCTCGACGTCCGCAGCAACTACTTCTGGTCACCCGACTCCAAATCCATCGCCTACCTCCAGATGAACGAGGCCAAGGTCCCCCAGTACCCCATCAACGACTGGATCCCCACCCACGCCACCATCGACAACCAGCGCTACCCCCAGCCCGGCGACCCCAATCCCGCCGTCCGCGTCGGCATCGTCTCCGCCAAAGGCGGCAAGACCAAATTCATCGAAGTCCCCTTCAGCCCCAACAACGACTACATCCCCCGCTTCGGCTGGGTCGACCCCAACACCATCTATCTCGAGGTCCTCACCCGCGACCAGCAGCACCTCAATCTTTACTTCGCCGACACTCGCTCCGGCAAAACCCGCCTCGTCTACACCGACAACGACGCCAAGTATCTCGACTTCAGCACTGACCTCAACATCCTCTCCGGCGGCCGCTTCCTCGTCGAAAGCTGGCGCGACGGCCACACCCACCTCTACCTCTACAGCTTCGACGAACACCATCCCCTCGCCGCCGACGCCACCCTCACCCGCCAACTCACCCAGGGCGACTACGAAGTCGAGTACGTCAACAGCATCGACCAGAAATCCAACACCGTCTTCTACACCTCCAACGAAAGCTCCCCACTCGAAGACAATCTCTGGTCTATCAAACTCGATGGCAGCTCAAAAGATCAGCTCACCGCGGGTCGCGGCACTCACGGCACAAAGACCTCTCCAGACGGCGCCCACTTCAGCGACTACTACAGCGACGCCATCACCCCGCCCGTCATCAGCCTCTGCAACGTCACTCGAAACTGCTCTCCCATCTGGAAGTCGAAACCCCTTCCTCCCGCCAAAACCGTCACCAGTGACATCGTCTCCGTCACCGCCGCCGACGGAAAGACCAAGCTCTACGGCCGTCTCACCCTTCCGTCCTCGACAACTCCCACATCCGTCTCCATTCCCCTCATCCTCAACCCCTATAACGGACCCACCCCCGAAAGCAGCATCCGCAACTCATGGAGCGCCACCCAGATCTTCAACGAGCTCCTCGCCCAGCACGGCTTCGCGATCCTCGACATCGACACCCGCGGCAGCGGAGGCCGCGGACGCGACTTCCAGCAGGCCGCCTACCGCAACTTCGGCCCCGTCCAGTTCGCCGACCAGATGGCCGCGCTCGACCAGATCCTCACCCAATATCCGCAACTCGACCCCAAGCGCATCGGTTGGTGGGGCTGGAGCTGGGGCGGCACCTTCACCCTCTACACCATGACCCACACCGACCGCATCCGCGCCGGCGTAGCCGTAGCCCCCGTCACCGACTGGCGCAACTACGACTCCATCTACACCGAGCGCTACCTCGGCCTCCCCTCCGACAACGCCGCCACCTACAAAGACGACTCCCCCACCACCAACGCCGCCAAGCTCAAAGGCCATCTCCTCATAGCCCAGGGTACCGGCGACGACAACGTCCACATGGCCAACACGATCCAATTCATCCAGCCCCTCATCGAAGCCGGCATCCCCTACGACCTCCAGCTCTTCCCCCGCAAAACTCACTCTATCGCCGGCCCCACGGCCCGCGACGAGCTCTTCAACCGCATCCTCTGGCACTTCGAAACCTACCTAAAACCCTGA
- a CDS encoding universal stress protein, with protein sequence MFKKIAVAFDESPEAGRAFHSALDLAKFSSATLHLITVIEGFPAYMSYVASVAPDVPLLLKNEKRSFYSDLQGKARAEADRAGVSLFLELTEGDVVGELLRLIEGIRPDLLAIGLRHDHGIAGRLMGGTAHQIAAHAKCNLLGVH encoded by the coding sequence ATGTTCAAGAAAATTGCGGTGGCATTTGATGAGTCGCCCGAGGCTGGCAGGGCGTTTCATTCTGCGTTGGATCTGGCGAAGTTCAGTTCGGCGACGCTTCATCTGATAACGGTGATTGAAGGCTTTCCGGCGTATATGAGCTACGTTGCGTCGGTGGCTCCTGATGTGCCTTTGTTGTTGAAGAATGAGAAACGGAGTTTTTATTCGGACTTGCAGGGTAAGGCGAGGGCGGAGGCTGATCGGGCCGGGGTCAGTCTTTTTCTGGAGCTGACCGAAGGAGATGTTGTCGGCGAGTTGTTACGTTTGATCGAGGGGATCAGGCCTGACCTGCTGGCGATTGGGCTTCGCCATGACCATGGCATAGCGGGCCGCCTGATGGGTGGGACGGCGCATCAGATTGCGGCCCATGCGAAGTGCAACCTGCTGGGGGTTCACTGA
- a CDS encoding CTP synthase: protein MSAKYIFVTGGVVSSLGKGLAAASIGCLLEARGIKVNLMKFDPYLNVDPGTMSPFQHGEVFVTDDGAETDLDLGHYERFTHAKLTRDNNLTTGRIYEQIITKERRGDYLGKTVQVIPHVTNEIKNAMRKVAADCEVAIVEIGGTVGDIESLPFLEAIRQMRQDLGRENTCFVHVTLIPWIAAAQELKTKPTQHSVKEMLSIGIQPDILLCRSDRAVPREMRNKIALFCNVEEPAVIAARDVASIYEVPLTFAAEGVDTLALKYLRIETKTPDLSKWQDIVRRAYHPKDEVSIAIVGKYVEYEDSYKSLKEALVHGALAHNLKLRVTWLEAEGLETPDYAAQLQGFDGILVPGGFGKRGIEGMLNAIRYAREEAVPYFGICLGMQTACIEYARNVCGLKDANSGEFDPATPYRIIYKLRELTGVEEMGGTMRLGAWDCVMEPDSLAAHAYGKTEISERHRHRYEFNREYEAILTGAGLRLTGTTPDATYVEIVEIPTHPFFLGCQFHPEFKSKPLEPHPLFRDFIAASYQNRLAMQHEVSTSSSMETL, encoded by the coding sequence ATGTCTGCAAAGTACATCTTCGTAACTGGCGGAGTCGTGTCTTCGCTCGGCAAGGGTCTCGCCGCAGCCTCTATTGGTTGCCTGCTCGAAGCTCGTGGCATCAAGGTCAACCTCATGAAGTTTGACCCCTACCTCAACGTCGATCCCGGCACCATGTCGCCCTTCCAGCACGGCGAAGTCTTCGTCACCGACGACGGCGCCGAAACCGACCTCGACCTCGGCCACTACGAGCGCTTCACCCACGCGAAGCTCACCCGCGACAACAACCTAACCACCGGCCGCATCTACGAGCAGATCATCACCAAGGAACGCCGCGGCGACTACCTCGGCAAGACTGTCCAGGTCATCCCCCACGTCACCAATGAGATCAAGAACGCCATGCGCAAGGTCGCAGCGGACTGCGAAGTAGCCATCGTCGAGATCGGCGGGACCGTCGGAGACATTGAGTCCCTCCCCTTCCTCGAAGCCATCCGCCAGATGCGCCAGGACCTCGGACGCGAAAACACCTGCTTCGTCCACGTCACCCTCATCCCCTGGATCGCCGCCGCGCAGGAACTCAAGACCAAGCCCACCCAGCACTCCGTCAAGGAGATGCTTTCCATCGGCATCCAGCCCGACATCCTCCTCTGCCGCTCCGACCGCGCCGTCCCCCGCGAGATGCGCAACAAGATCGCCCTCTTCTGCAACGTCGAAGAACCCGCCGTTATCGCTGCCCGCGACGTCGCCAGCATCTACGAGGTCCCCCTCACCTTCGCGGCAGAAGGCGTAGACACCCTCGCTCTCAAGTACCTCCGCATCGAAACCAAGACGCCCGATCTATCCAAGTGGCAGGACATCGTCCGCCGCGCCTACCACCCCAAAGATGAAGTCTCCATCGCCATCGTCGGCAAGTACGTCGAGTACGAAGACTCCTACAAATCCCTCAAAGAAGCTCTCGTCCACGGCGCCCTCGCCCACAATCTCAAGCTCCGCGTCACCTGGCTCGAAGCCGAAGGCCTCGAAACTCCCGACTATGCCGCCCAGCTCCAGGGCTTCGACGGCATCCTCGTCCCGGGCGGCTTCGGCAAACGCGGCATCGAAGGCATGCTCAACGCCATCCGCTACGCACGCGAAGAGGCCGTCCCTTACTTCGGCATCTGCCTCGGCATGCAGACCGCCTGCATCGAGTACGCCCGCAACGTCTGCGGCCTCAAGGACGCCAACTCCGGCGAGTTCGACCCCGCCACCCCCTATCGCATCATCTACAAACTCCGCGAGCTAACCGGCGTCGAAGAGATGGGCGGCACTATGCGCCTCGGAGCCTGGGACTGCGTCATGGAGCCCGACTCTCTCGCCGCCCACGCCTACGGCAAGACCGAGATCAGCGAACGCCACCGCCATCGCTACGAGTTCAACCGCGAGTACGAAGCCATCCTCACCGGCGCCGGCCTTCGCCTCACCGGCACCACGCCCGACGCAACCTACGTCGAGATCGTAGAGATCCCCACACACCCCTTCTTCCTGGGCTGCCAGTTCCACCCCGAGTTCAAATCCAAGCCCCTCGAGCCGCACCCGCTCTTCCGCGACTTCATCGCCGCCAGCTACCAGAACCGCCTCGCCATGCAGCACGAGGTCTCAACCTCCTCCAGCATGGAAACTCTGTAA
- the fabD gene encoding ACP S-malonyltransferase encodes MTKLAFLFPGQGSQTVGMGRDLHDNFPTARAVFDEADEALAFPLSKLIFEGPEDQLKLTEHTQPAILTASVAAARVFTEVLAEKGIPGPAFAAGHSLGEYSAHVAAGTLSFADAVRTVRSRGRYMQQAVPAGEGAMAAILGLSSTLISEVCSQVTDQLTPLPTMPDAKTFNANLAVVSPANLNSPDQTVISGASGAVHLAADLCKAAGAKRTVILHVSAPFHCALMQPAQDALAADLKTVTFNDPAFPVAANVDARLLTSRTDVPDCLIRQVTGSVRWVECIQLLIAQGATHFIEVGPSKVLSGLMRQIDRTQKTSHVEDSASLKKTLASLA; translated from the coding sequence ATGACTAAACTAGCTTTCCTCTTCCCCGGCCAGGGTTCACAAACCGTCGGCATGGGCCGTGATCTCCACGACAACTTCCCCACCGCCCGCGCCGTCTTCGACGAGGCCGACGAGGCCCTCGCCTTCCCTCTCTCCAAACTCATCTTCGAAGGCCCCGAAGACCAGCTCAAACTCACCGAGCACACCCAGCCCGCCATCCTCACCGCCTCCGTAGCCGCCGCCCGTGTCTTTACGGAAGTCCTTGCCGAAAAAGGCATCCCCGGTCCCGCCTTCGCCGCCGGTCACTCCCTCGGCGAATACTCCGCCCACGTTGCCGCCGGCACCCTCTCCTTCGCCGACGCCGTCCGCACTGTCCGATCCCGTGGCCGTTACATGCAGCAGGCCGTCCCCGCCGGAGAAGGCGCCATGGCCGCCATCCTGGGCCTCTCCTCAACCCTCATCTCCGAGGTCTGTTCCCAGGTCACCGACCAGCTCACCCCGCTCCCCACCATGCCCGACGCCAAAACCTTCAACGCGAATCTGGCCGTTGTCTCCCCCGCCAATCTCAACTCCCCCGACCAGACCGTCATCTCAGGAGCCTCCGGAGCCGTTCATCTCGCCGCCGACCTCTGCAAGGCCGCCGGAGCCAAGCGCACCGTCATCCTCCACGTCAGCGCTCCCTTCCACTGCGCCCTCATGCAGCCCGCGCAGGACGCCCTCGCCGCCGACCTCAAAACCGTCACCTTCAACGACCCCGCCTTCCCCGTCGCCGCCAACGTCGACGCCCGCCTCCTCACCAGCCGCACCGACGTCCCCGACTGCCTCATCCGCCAGGTCACCGGCTCCGTCCGCTGGGTCGAGTGCATCCAGCTCCTCATTGCCCAGGGCGCAACCCACTTCATCGAAGTAGGCCCCAGCAAGGTCCTCTCCGGCCTGATGCGCCAAATCGACCGCACCCAAAAAACCTCCCACGTCGAAGACTCCGCCTCCCTCAAAAAAACCCTTGCTTCGCTCGCTTGA
- a CDS encoding TonB-dependent receptor, which yields MRKKRFSSAPSLVAAILFFFLCSHLNAQYENGSLVGTIHDSSGATVSGASITITNNATGITAKATSNSTGDYEIPSLRVGVYTISANSPGFSDAVAKNITISVGVRERIDLSLQVGSTQTTVEVSDVALQIETETSQRGQTITQYQSAAFPLVSRNYSDLLGLVTGSRQAPTAATTSSISSLIRAGAYNINGQRSMFNNFLLDGMDNNAYGESNQGFDNQIIAVPPDSVAQFQIVTNNESAEYGRSSGATINVASASGTNRFHATVYEFIRNTDLNAAGYFKPTLVGTSGNVVPFKKPTFNRNQFGVNFGGPIIKDKLFYFVDYEGFRQVLKPLSVNTVPTTNELNGKLVVDVQNPITGVVYPKGTVIPAAAINPVSQQIIGFFKQIPTQGTGLSTSGLAQDNYATQVPFTDNSDKGDLRLDYQQNPSSSWFLRVSDRKETGVNHPIFPLPLDGQTNGTIRVLDQQIALGYTHLIGANKVVDARLGLSRTKAGKYSLSIGDNAISIPGLPSDPTVAGGLPSTSINGGFTSFGRQSTNPQWQNPALIDPKVNFTWIKGHHSLKFGYEYEHIWMAVNDNNPLYGSFSYSGGFSLCPSSTVNGVKVPTNPNGQSCADIKGAVADNYWADFLFGTTNNYSLANLFVAHLRQTLQSVYAQDDWKVDPKLTLNLGLRWEYGSPYSEQHNYISNFDPITQTVLTITPGAVAGNGITPVSPGGVYGKTLVNPDLNDFAPRLGFAYAATPRTSIRGGYGTSYVHYTRAGSGDILAINAPQAQFVSVTQKTPSTTNHCPVGGASASCYVTTDQGFPTGIATTFNPATDNITYVPKNTRDSYVQSYFLSVQQELAKNTLLDIAYVGNHGSKLQGFLNANQRNPSNNFARPYANWPSDITAALNEFYSHYDALQVRYEQRFVAGLTLLNSFTWSHSLDNASASLEGNSPSPQDANNISADYGQSDYNLPISNVTSLVYDLPFGHGRHFLNTANAVTDTVLGGWQISAINTMQAGTAYNIGYSPNSANAVSPQIAATYRGANEYRPNVVAGQPAIKKTKLSNGFIQYINLAAYTLPETKDGSGNLVSPFGNASRNPGRSPAFYQTDVALNKTFNTPLESLRVQFRAESYNLFNHTNFYIPGSGLSGTLSTAATSTAPATLNNPTSGGQITSTFEPRIFQFGLKILY from the coding sequence ATGCGAAAAAAAAGATTTTCTTCTGCACCCAGCCTTGTGGCGGCCATACTGTTTTTCTTCCTGTGCTCCCATCTGAACGCGCAATATGAGAACGGCAGCCTCGTCGGAACCATCCATGACTCCAGCGGGGCCACAGTCTCCGGCGCATCCATAACCATCACCAACAACGCCACCGGAATCACCGCCAAGGCCACCTCCAACAGCACAGGCGACTACGAAATTCCCTCCCTCCGCGTCGGCGTCTACACCATCTCCGCCAACTCTCCCGGCTTCTCAGACGCAGTCGCAAAAAACATCACCATCTCCGTCGGCGTCCGCGAACGCATCGACCTCTCCCTGCAGGTCGGCTCTACCCAGACCACCGTCGAAGTCTCCGACGTCGCCCTCCAAATCGAAACCGAGACCAGCCAGCGCGGCCAGACCATCACCCAGTACCAAAGCGCCGCCTTCCCGCTCGTCTCCCGCAACTACTCTGACCTCCTCGGCCTCGTCACCGGCTCCCGCCAGGCCCCCACTGCCGCCACCACCAGCTCCATCAGCTCGCTCATCCGCGCCGGAGCCTACAACATCAACGGCCAGCGCAGCATGTTCAACAACTTCCTCCTCGACGGCATGGACAACAACGCCTACGGCGAGAGCAACCAGGGCTTTGACAATCAAATCATCGCCGTCCCGCCCGACTCCGTCGCACAGTTCCAGATCGTCACCAACAACGAGAGCGCAGAGTACGGCCGCTCCTCCGGCGCCACCATCAACGTCGCCTCCGCCAGCGGAACCAACCGCTTCCACGCCACCGTGTACGAGTTCATCCGCAACACCGACCTCAACGCCGCCGGCTACTTCAAGCCCACCCTCGTCGGCACCAGCGGCAACGTCGTTCCCTTCAAAAAACCCACCTTCAACCGCAACCAGTTCGGCGTCAACTTCGGCGGTCCCATCATCAAGGACAAGCTCTTCTACTTCGTCGACTACGAAGGCTTCCGCCAGGTCCTCAAGCCGCTTAGCGTCAACACCGTCCCCACCACCAACGAGCTCAACGGCAAGCTCGTCGTCGACGTGCAGAATCCCATCACCGGCGTCGTCTACCCCAAAGGCACCGTCATCCCCGCCGCTGCCATCAACCCGGTCTCTCAGCAGATCATCGGCTTCTTCAAGCAGATACCAACCCAGGGCACCGGCCTTTCGACCAGCGGCCTCGCACAAGACAACTACGCCACCCAGGTCCCCTTCACCGACAACTCCGATAAGGGCGACCTCCGTCTCGACTACCAGCAAAACCCCAGCAGTTCCTGGTTCCTCCGCGTCTCCGATCGCAAAGAGACCGGCGTCAACCATCCCATCTTCCCGCTCCCCCTCGACGGCCAGACCAACGGCACCATCCGCGTCCTCGACCAGCAGATAGCCCTCGGCTACACCCACCTCATCGGCGCCAACAAGGTCGTCGATGCGCGCCTCGGCCTCTCCCGCACCAAAGCCGGCAAATACTCCCTCTCCATCGGCGACAATGCCATCTCCATCCCCGGCCTGCCCTCCGACCCCACCGTCGCCGGCGGCCTTCCCTCGACCAGCATCAACGGCGGCTTCACCTCCTTCGGCCGACAGAGCACCAACCCCCAGTGGCAGAATCCCGCGCTCATCGATCCGAAGGTCAACTTCACCTGGATCAAGGGCCACCACTCCCTCAAGTTCGGCTACGAGTACGAGCACATCTGGATGGCCGTCAACGATAACAACCCCCTATACGGCTCCTTCAGTTACTCCGGCGGCTTCAGCCTCTGCCCCAGCTCCACCGTCAACGGAGTCAAGGTTCCCACCAATCCGAACGGCCAATCCTGCGCGGACATCAAAGGCGCTGTCGCCGACAACTACTGGGCCGACTTCCTCTTCGGCACCACCAACAACTACTCTCTCGCCAACCTCTTCGTCGCCCACCTCCGCCAGACCCTGCAAAGCGTCTACGCCCAGGACGACTGGAAGGTCGATCCCAAACTTACCCTCAACCTCGGCCTCCGCTGGGAGTATGGCTCGCCCTACTCTGAGCAGCACAACTACATCTCCAACTTCGATCCCATCACCCAGACCGTCCTCACCATCACTCCAGGCGCAGTCGCCGGCAACGGCATCACCCCCGTATCCCCCGGCGGAGTCTACGGCAAAACCCTCGTCAATCCTGACCTCAACGACTTCGCTCCACGCCTGGGCTTTGCCTACGCCGCCACCCCGCGTACCTCCATTCGCGGCGGCTACGGCACCAGCTACGTCCACTACACCCGCGCCGGCTCCGGCGACATCCTCGCCATCAACGCCCCACAGGCGCAGTTCGTCTCCGTCACCCAGAAGACACCAAGCACCACCAACCACTGCCCTGTAGGCGGAGCCTCTGCAAGCTGTTACGTCACCACCGACCAGGGCTTCCCCACCGGCATCGCAACCACCTTCAACCCCGCGACCGACAACATCACCTACGTCCCGAAGAACACCCGCGACAGCTACGTCCAGAGCTACTTCCTCAGCGTGCAGCAGGAGCTCGCCAAGAACACGCTTCTCGACATCGCCTACGTCGGCAACCACGGCAGCAAGCTCCAGGGCTTCCTCAACGCCAACCAGAGGAATCCGTCCAATAACTTCGCCCGTCCCTACGCCAACTGGCCCAGCGACATCACCGCAGCCCTCAACGAGTTCTACTCCCACTACGACGCCCTGCAGGTTCGTTACGAGCAGCGCTTCGTAGCCGGCCTAACCCTCCTCAACTCGTTCACCTGGTCGCACTCGCTCGACAACGCCAGCGCCTCCCTCGAAGGCAACAGCCCTTCACCGCAGGACGCCAACAACATCTCCGCCGACTACGGTCAGTCTGACTACAACCTGCCCATCAGCAACGTCACCAGCCTCGTCTATGACCTGCCCTTTGGACACGGTCGCCACTTCCTCAACACCGCCAACGCCGTCACCGACACCGTCCTCGGCGGCTGGCAGATCAGCGCCATCAACACCATGCAGGCCGGTACCGCTTACAACATCGGCTACTCCCCCAACTCCGCCAACGCCGTCTCACCTCAAATTGCCGCAACCTATCGCGGCGCCAACGAGTACCGCCCCAACGTCGTAGCCGGTCAGCCAGCCATCAAAAAAACCAAGCTGAGCAACGGCTTCATCCAGTACATCAACCTCGCCGCTTACACCCTTCCCGAAACCAAGGACGGAAGCGGAAATCTGGTGAGCCCCTTCGGCAACGCCTCCAGAAACCCAGGCCGTTCGCCGGCCTTCTACCAGACCGACGTAGCCCTCAACAAAACCTTCAACACTCCCCTCGAGAGCCTGCGAGTGCAGTTCCGCGCAGAGTCCTACAACCTCTTCAACCACACCAACTTCTACATCCCCGGCAGCGGTCTTAGCGGCACTCTGAGCACCGCAGCCACAAGCACCGCCCCGGCAACCTTGAACAATCCAACCAGCGGAGGCCAGATCACCAGCACCTTCGAGCCGCGCATCTTCCAGTTCGGCCTCAAGATCCTCTACTAA
- a CDS encoding polysaccharide deacetylase family protein, protein MTQTQTAAAILAAATAAAGTLTYAALSAQSQLFGKVVIASSNPNQIALTYDDGPNDVATERLLEVLARNNTRATFFLIGRYVQQRPAIARAIAAAGHLIGNHTMTHPWLAWQSSARIRQELTNCNAAIEDTLGIPVRYFRAPHGARRPAVLRIAHELGLTPVHWNILPGDWNPISAGEIADRTLHAILRNQKRSRASNIVLHDGGQAGLGQPRLPTVKATDLLLQHLKTQPATSFVTVDSWA, encoded by the coding sequence ATGACACAAACTCAAACAGCCGCCGCCATCCTTGCCGCGGCCACCGCAGCCGCAGGAACTCTCACCTACGCCGCCCTCTCCGCCCAGTCTCAACTCTTCGGCAAAGTCGTCATCGCCAGCAGCAATCCCAACCAGATCGCCCTCACCTACGACGACGGCCCCAATGACGTCGCCACCGAACGTCTCCTCGAAGTCCTCGCCCGCAACAACACCCGCGCCACCTTCTTCCTCATCGGCCGTTACGTCCAGCAGCGCCCCGCCATCGCCCGCGCCATCGCAGCCGCAGGACACCTCATCGGCAACCACACCATGACTCACCCATGGCTCGCCTGGCAATCCTCCGCACGCATCCGCCAGGAACTCACAAACTGCAACGCCGCCATCGAAGACACCCTCGGCATCCCCGTCCGCTACTTCCGTGCACCCCACGGCGCCCGCCGTCCCGCGGTCTTACGCATCGCCCACGAGCTCGGCCTCACCCCGGTCCATTGGAACATCCTCCCCGGTGACTGGAACCCCATCTCTGCCGGCGAGATCGCCGACCGCACCCTCCACGCCATTCTCCGAAACCAAAAGAGAAGTCGCGCATCGAATATCGTGTTGCACGATGGCGGTCAGGCAGGCCTCGGCCAGCCCCGGCTTCCAACGGTCAAAGCTACAGACCTGCTCCTCCAGCACTTGAAGACGCAACCGGCAACAAGCTTCGTCACCGTCGATTCCTGGGCCTGA
- a CDS encoding peroxiredoxin, with amino-acid sequence MQPGDKVENFTLQNQDGKEVSLTDFKTKPVVLFFYPRADTPGCTIESCGFRDAFEKFQKQGIVVLGISRDTVKDQKKFKDKYDLPYDLLADPDMELINRYDLVKPKNMYGKLVKGVKRTTYLIGPDTGKGQRLLHIFDEVKPEGHAEEVLALLKAHAKK; translated from the coding sequence ATGCAACCAGGCGACAAAGTAGAAAACTTCACCCTCCAAAACCAAGACGGCAAAGAAGTCTCCCTCACCGACTTCAAAACCAAGCCCGTAGTCCTCTTCTTCTACCCCCGCGCCGACACCCCCGGCTGCACCATCGAATCCTGCGGCTTCCGCGATGCCTTTGAAAAGTTTCAGAAGCAAGGCATCGTCGTCCTCGGCATCTCCCGCGACACCGTCAAAGACCAGAAGAAGTTCAAAGACAAGTACGACCTCCCCTACGACCTCCTCGCCGACCCCGACATGGAGCTCATCAACCGCTACGACCTCGTCAAGCCCAAGAACATGTACGGCAAGCTCGTCAAAGGCGTCAAACGCACCACCTACCTCATCGGCCCCGATACAGGAAAAGGCCAGCGTCTCCTCCACATCTTCGACGAAGTCAAACCCGAAGGCCACGCCGAAGAGGTCCTCGCCCTGCTCAAAGCTCACGCGAAGAAATAA